The bacterium genome contains a region encoding:
- a CDS encoding carboxypeptidase-like regulatory domain-containing protein — translation MTLKQFFQVAGGVIISLIFYSTPLHPIIKWPIIFLSAGLGAAMAFLPFEERPLERWIIAFFRSIYSPTLFTWKKTDKPLSFYTETAVAPPVQSITSASPTTTEQNTTKFEELEKSFLQKISGLFSISGQPPPTSPAQPSVVPSNTPITTTAPTPKVDLGNIPAPVNQSPNPSLSVPQQIPTVVTRSAPKLVVEETPSRQASGAQAQITSIEGQKIEEKTITSDIAEFSVDAAPPSPPIAINTIVGQVMDQDRKIVEGAILEIKDSTGRPVRALKSNKAGHFIIVTSLANGRYEVTVEKTGFNFEPVSFEAKGEMIPAIAIRGTKI, via the coding sequence ATGACTTTAAAACAATTTTTTCAGGTAGCTGGTGGTGTTATTATTTCTTTGATTTTTTACTCCACTCCCCTACATCCAATAATAAAGTGGCCAATTATTTTCCTGTCTGCGGGTTTAGGTGCTGCAATGGCTTTTCTACCTTTTGAAGAAAGGCCACTTGAGAGATGGATTATTGCTTTTTTTAGAAGTATATATTCTCCAACATTGTTTACTTGGAAAAAAACTGATAAGCCTTTAAGTTTTTACACTGAAACCGCTGTTGCGCCACCTGTTCAGTCAATTACAAGTGCTTCACCAACAACTACAGAACAAAACACAACAAAGTTTGAAGAATTAGAAAAATCATTTTTACAAAAAATTAGTGGATTGTTCTCCATTAGTGGACAACCTCCACCAACAAGCCCAGCCCAACCATCTGTTGTACCAAGTAATACACCTATTACCACAACAGCTCCCACACCTAAGGTTGATCTAGGTAATATACCAGCACCTGTAAACCAAAGTCCTAATCCTTCTTTATCTGTGCCACAACAAATTCCTACTGTTGTTACCAGATCTGCACCAAAGTTAGTAGTTGAAGAAACTCCATCTCGTCAAGCTTCTGGTGCACAGGCTCAAATTACTAGTATTGAAGGTCAAAAAATTGAGGAGAAAACAATTACTTCTGACATTGCGGAGTTTTCAGTTGATGCTGCTCCACCCTCACCACCAATTGCCATCAACACAATTGTGGGTCAAGTTATGGACCAAGACAGAAAGATTGTTGAGGGTGCAATCCTAGAAATCAAAGATTCAACAGGTAGACCTGTTAGGGCCTTAAAAAGCAACAAGGCTGGGCATTTTATAATTGTTACATCACTTGCAAATGGTAGATATGAAGTTACAGTTGAAAAGACAGGTTTTAACTTTGAACCAGTTTCATTTGAGGCCAAGGGAGAGATGATACCTGCAATAGCAATTAGAGGAACAAAAATATAG
- a CDS encoding ATP-binding protein has protein sequence MKYIPRDLEKIVSKASKTFKVVFLGGPRQVGKTTLLKKLSENEYRTYVTLDDLNQRELAIKDPKFFIEQLKLPVIIDEVQYAPELFPVIKEIVDRSDKNGQFWITGSQQFNLIKNIQESLAGRVAILDLLGLSQKEKPKLKTVFEEIFEGGFPVFQSKDKPDRNIFFNSYVQTYLDRDLSGIFGVTKLSEFNRFIQVCAARTAQVLNISDMARDSGIPVSTAVEWLSLLEATKQIFLLRPYFPNITKRIIKAPKLYFLDTGLASFLTKWDSLENLKAGAMSGAIFETYLIVEFIKKYINKGKEPPLYYIRDKEGHEVDLLVHDNGIHMYEFKLAAKIDTDFEKNMNYFEQKSKDFKSKTIISLIKKPLKVTSGVEYVPYTQI, from the coding sequence ATGAAATACATACCTAGAGATTTAGAAAAGATTGTTTCTAAAGCTAGCAAGACCTTTAAAGTGGTTTTTCTTGGAGGTCCGAGACAAGTTGGGAAAACCACACTTTTGAAGAAGCTTTCGGAAAACGAATACAGAACATACGTAACTCTTGATGATTTAAATCAAAGAGAACTTGCAATAAAAGATCCAAAGTTTTTTATAGAGCAACTCAAACTTCCTGTAATTATTGATGAAGTTCAATATGCTCCAGAACTTTTCCCTGTAATTAAAGAAATAGTTGATCGGTCGGATAAAAATGGCCAATTTTGGATTACAGGATCTCAACAGTTTAATTTAATAAAAAATATCCAAGAGTCTCTTGCTGGTCGAGTTGCAATTTTAGATTTACTCGGCCTATCTCAGAAGGAGAAGCCTAAATTGAAGACGGTTTTTGAAGAAATATTTGAAGGTGGTTTTCCAGTTTTTCAATCAAAAGATAAACCAGACAGAAATATTTTTTTTAATTCATACGTCCAAACATATTTAGATAGGGATCTTTCAGGTATCTTTGGGGTAACTAAATTGTCAGAATTTAACAGATTTATCCAAGTTTGTGCAGCGAGGACTGCCCAAGTGTTAAACATATCTGATATGGCAAGAGATAGTGGTATTCCTGTCTCTACCGCAGTAGAATGGCTTTCTCTTTTGGAAGCTACAAAACAAATATTTTTGCTAAGGCCATATTTCCCAAATATAACAAAAAGAATAATTAAAGCCCCAAAGTTATACTTTTTGGACACTGGACTTGCTTCCTTTTTAACAAAATGGGATAGCCTCGAGAATCTAAAAGCAGGAGCGATGTCAGGAGCGATTTTTGAGACATACTTAATTGTAGAATTTATTAAAAAATATATAAACAAAGGAAAAGAGCCACCACTTTATTACATAAGGGACAAAGAGGGTCATGAGGTAGACTTGTTAGTGCACGATAACGGAATTCATATGTATGAATTTAAACTTGCTGCTAAAATAGATACTGATTTTGAAAAAAACATGAATTATTTTGAACAAAAATCAAAAGATTTCAAGTCTAAAACAATAATTTCTTTAATCAAAAAACCATTAAAAGTAACTTCTGGTGTTGAATATGTGCCATATACTCAAATATAG
- a CDS encoding adenylyltransferase/cytidyltransferase family protein produces the protein MTKNIVLIGGCFDILHIGHIKFLKKSKSFGNYLVVLLEPDENIKKTKGDKRPIFKLKERKETLESLKFVNKVVIVPKYANHETYDRLVSKIKPNIIAITEDDPIKDKKSIQAKSVGAKLKIVKKYKSLSSTKISNFLGF, from the coding sequence ATGACTAAAAATATCGTTCTTATTGGCGGCTGCTTTGATATCTTACATATTGGACATATTAAATTTTTAAAAAAATCAAAAAGCTTTGGTAATTACCTAGTTGTTTTATTAGAACCTGATGAAAACATCAAAAAAACAAAAGGGGATAAAAGACCTATTTTTAAACTTAAGGAAAGAAAAGAAACCTTAGAATCTTTAAAATTTGTAAATAAAGTGGTCATTGTTCCCAAGTATGCAAATCATGAAACATACGATAGATTAGTTTCTAAAATCAAACCAAATATAATTGCAATTACAGAAGATGATCCAATTAAAGATAAGAAATCAATACAAGCAAAGTCAGTTGGCGCAAAATTAAAAATTGTTAAAAAATATAAGTCCCTCTCTTCCACAAAAATTTCAAATTTCTTAGGTTTTTAA